Sequence from the Bacteroidales bacterium genome:
ATTTTAATAAAAATATTAACTCCGAAATATATATCTTTTTTTACATTTGTAAAAACTTTTTTCATGAAAATACTTGAAAATTCTGTTATTAGACTTAGAAGTATAGAATTATCAGATATTGATTTTCTATTTAGTGTTGAAAACAATCAGGATAATTGGGAACAAAGCAATACTTTAACTCCTTTTTCAAAACATATTTTAAAAGAATACATAAAAAATTCTCATCTTGATATTTTTACAACAAAGCAATTAAGATTGGCTATAGAATCTGTTGACGAAAAAAAAACAGCAGGCTTTATTGATCTTTTTGATTATGATCCTTTTCATTTAAGAGCAGGTATCGGAATAGTTATTACCGAAAAAGAAAGACGAAAATATTATGCAAGCAATGCCCTTGCTTTACTGACAGACTATTCTTTTAAAGTGCTGAAATTAAATCAATTGTATTGTAATATTAGTGAAGATAATAATAAAAGCCTCGAATTATTTAAAAAATCAGGATTTAAAATAAGCGGGAAAAAACTTGAATGGATCAATACAGAAACCGGTTTTAAAGATGTTTACTTTTTGCAGTTAATTAATGGTTGAATGAGAGAATGATTGAATGAATGATTGAATGAGTGAATGATTGAATGAGTGAATGATTGAATGAGTGAATGATTGAATGAGAGA
This genomic interval carries:
- a CDS encoding GNAT family N-acetyltransferase; translation: MKILENSVIRLRSIELSDIDFLFSVENNQDNWEQSNTLTPFSKHILKEYIKNSHLDIFTTKQLRLAIESVDEKKTAGFIDLFDYDPFHLRAGIGIVITEKERRKYYASNALALLTDYSFKVLKLNQLYCNISEDNNKSLELFKKSGFKISGKKLEWINTETGFKDVYFLQLING